A single window of Streptomyces aquilus DNA harbors:
- a CDS encoding HD domain-containing protein, producing the protein MVDLDALRVRFSHALRSVRGSGDGPDPTPYADDLLARWQEPQRRYHTLAHLTAVLDHVDALEKYADDPDVVRLAAWFHDAVYLPERSENEERSARIAERALPEAGVAAGKTAEVARLVRLTVTHAPTPDDRNGQVLCDADLAILAAPPSAYAAYTAAVREEYHFVPNEAFREGRSAILRQLLELPRLFRTPYGAAEWEATARYNLAAELEMLSP; encoded by the coding sequence ATGGTCGATCTCGATGCCCTCCGCGTCCGTTTCTCCCACGCGCTCCGGTCGGTCAGGGGTAGCGGTGACGGCCCCGACCCCACCCCCTACGCCGACGACCTCCTCGCCCGCTGGCAGGAGCCGCAGCGGCGCTATCACACGCTCGCGCACCTCACCGCGGTCCTGGACCATGTCGACGCACTGGAGAAGTACGCGGACGACCCGGACGTCGTACGGCTCGCGGCCTGGTTCCATGACGCCGTGTACCTGCCCGAGCGGTCGGAGAACGAGGAGCGGTCGGCACGGATCGCCGAGCGGGCCCTTCCCGAGGCCGGGGTGGCGGCGGGGAAGACCGCGGAGGTCGCGCGGCTCGTGCGGCTCACCGTCACCCACGCCCCCACCCCCGACGACCGCAACGGACAGGTGCTCTGCGACGCCGACCTCGCGATCCTCGCCGCCCCACCCTCCGCGTACGCCGCGTACACGGCCGCCGTGCGGGAGGAGTACCACTTCGTCCCCAACGAGGCCTTCCGGGAGGGGCGTTCGGCGATCCTGCGGCAGCTGCTCGAGCTGCCGAGGCTGTTCCGGACGCCGTACGGGGCGGCCGAGTGGGAGGCGACCGCCCGCTACAACCTCGCCGCCGAGCTGGAAATGCTGTCGCCCTGA